Proteins co-encoded in one Maylandia zebra isolate NMK-2024a linkage group LG16, Mzebra_GT3a, whole genome shotgun sequence genomic window:
- the senp7 gene encoding sentrin-specific protease 7 isoform X4 — protein MMEQRRALTIPFTVGKDNLVSWTAFADCKFRNRKSPHKNGSTKFDHSHAAMIALDMDRRKPLLILTDVLKTKFGMEYMERTKKTHSAKNRGQTPSRRRESGQCREETPTYRDTRSSQREARNNRSKSVTPKRNQRTVTPTSQRLSLRRPQNVDNQEDKEESKDIEEVIIGKDNTEDDRFAEVVDCGLSLSWEPAEDIVSCDIKDRWTDSEKDAQPSLKRKRRDSASQCNGTESPKRNRESVLQLTEEDGRDGGAFSAPICHEDSREDGDLESLEHCIVQFTVGEDNGTEVLVPVINPDLEREDFTGSPRQSLSSTQDNGNQISPSEPIVLSSDDEEGGDVSRGCSQVRTLVAVEDAVIKGQSSQEAEAKQQHTADMQVFVVHNTTLPVTSAPSFNIDYSCMELPFCGLHCGVYHGKANGPIAIEEEEIIIPLKDTSEELEVKLTFERLELRRYSVWERQELEERQLHFKGDEEPTPAAVLLFCVSETAAASVQQDLRLLSAKKDGAVNTGKASPFILLTLREPLEGMEGAFLRSLLDIVCLKTLANEQTNLRHSTDRFSELGDVLSPVLSLDDSIELIRRTGLDSFLLSMLGVTNTDTEPEEDKKPTAQKTDSVLETEIAPEPDTEAPLLKPKPDQEEQRVECPSDKEKEEPTPVYTMCHRRTRGSYSVSLCKPGSSWTKYKHQGLAHRLIQFPPPPMKGGITVTMEDLQCLDSGKYLNDVIIDFYLKYLLQNASASVVERSHIFSSFFYKQLTRRDNASEGGNSDSCQRQRRHQRVKTWTRHVDIFKKDFLFVPVNQEAHWYLVVICFPGLGEPKIEGWTGKSSDVTEESESQDDAQGSKSFNDDVEKSHMRSDNIDTDTENTQEEFTKDSPPNPVSCTELTWQKKTVCKRPCILIMDSLKLSLHERVFKLLREYLQSEWEVRRGSPRDFGPDQMKSSHCHVPLQDNSSDCGLYLLQYVECFLKDPVVHFDLPLHLEQWFSRQQVRRKRDEIRDLVLNLYRHQNLDNRLGKQLSG, from the exons ATGATGGAGCAAAGGAGAGCCTTAACTATTCCATTTACAGTGGGCAAGGATAACCTG GTTTCCTGGACTGCGTTTGCAGATTGCAAATTCAGAAATCGCAAGTCACCGCATAAAAACGGATCCACGAAGTTTGATCACAGCCATGCAGCTATGATCGCACTGGACATGGACAG GAGGAAGCCTCTTCTGATCCTGACAGATGTCCTGAAGACAAAATTCGGCATGGAGTATATGGAAAGGACAAAAAAGACTCATAGTGCGAAGAACAGAGGACAAACGCCAAGCAGGCGGAGGGAGAGCGGTCAGTGTAGAGAGGAAACACCGACCTACAGAGACACTAGATCCAGTCAGAGGGAAGCCAGGAATAACAGGAGCAAGAGTGTGACACCCAAGCGCAACCAGAGGACTGTCACTCCAACCTCCCAAAG GTTGAGCCTTAGAAGACCACAAAATGTTGACAACCAAGAGGACAAAGAAGAAAGCAAAGATATCGAGGAGGTGATAATAGGCAAGGACAACACAGAAGATGACAGATTTGCTGAAGTTGTAG ACTGTGGGTTGTCTTTGAGCTGGGAGCCTGCTGAGGATATAGTGTCCTGTGACATCAAAGACAGGTGGACTGATTCAGAAAAAGATGCACAGCCTAGTCTG aagaggaaaagaagggATTCGGCGTCCCAATGCAATGGAACGGAGAGCCCCAAACGCAACCGCGAGAGCGTTCTTCAGctcacagaagaagatggaagaGATGGAGGAGCATTCTCTGCACCCATTTGTCACGAGGACAGTAGAGAGGATGGTGATTTGGAGAGCTTGGAGCATTGCATAGTGCAGTTCACGGTGGGTGAAGACAATGGAACAGAAGTTCTTGTCCCAGTCATCAACCCTGATTTGGAACGCGAAGATTTTACTGGCAGCCCAAGACAAAGCCTATCATCCACACAGGACAACGGGAATCAGATCAGTCCCTCTGAGCCCA TTGTGCTGTCCAGTGACGATGAGGAGGGTGGAGACGTTTCTCGGGGCTGCAGCCAAGTCCGCACACTGGTCGCTGTGGAAGACGCAGTAATAAAGGGTCAGTCGTCACAGGAAGCTGAGGCCAAACAGCAACACACTGCTGACATGCAG gTGTTTGTTGTGCACAACACTACTCTTCCAGTGACTTCAGCTCCCAGTTTCAATATAGACTATTCCTGCATGGAGTTGCCCTTCTGTGGTCTGCACTGTGGAGTTTATCATGGAAAAGCAAATGGACCCATCGCG atagaggaggaagaaatCATCATCCCACTCAAAG ACACCAGTGAGGAGCTGGAGGTGAAGTTGACCTTTGAGCGTTTGGAGCTGAGGAGGTACAGTGTTTGGGAGCGACAGGAACTGGAAGAACGACAGCTGCACTTTAAGGGTGATGAGGAGcccacacctgctgctgtgctgCTATTTTGTGTGTCAGAAACTGCTGCCGCTTCGGTACAGCAGGACCTCCGCCTGCTGTCGGCCAAAAAAGATGGAGCTGTGAACACTG GGAAAGCCAGCCCTTTCATCCTGCTGACTCTGAGAGAACCTCTGGAGGGAATGGAGGGAGCTTTTTTGCGCTCTCTCCTGGACATTGTCTGTCTCAAGACTCTGGCAAATGAACAAACCAATTTAAGGCACAGTACAGACAGATTTAGTGAGTTGGGAGACGTTCTGTCTCCTGTTCTTTCTCTGGATGATAGCATAGAGCTGATTAGAAGAACTGGACTAGACTCTTTCCTGCTCTCCATGCTGGGTGTGACAAACACGGACACAGAACCTGAAGAAGACAAAAAGCCCACAGCACAAAAGACAGACTCAGTTTTAGAGACAGAGATTGCACCAGAGCCAGACACAGAAGCACCTTTGCTCAAACCAAAGCCTGATCAGGAAGAACAAAGGGTTGAATGTCCCTCTGAT aaggagaaagaggaaCCGACTCCTGTGTATACAATGTGCCATCGTAGAACCAGAGGATCCTACTCTGTGTCACTGTGTAAACCAGGCTCCAGCTGGACTAAATATAAACATCAGGGTCTGGCTCACAG GTTGATCCAGTTTCCTCCTCCGCCAATGAAAGGAGGAATCACTGTTACAATGGAGGACCTGCAGTGCCTTGACAGTGGGAAATACCTTAACGATGTTATCATTGATTTTTACCTCAA ATACCTCCTCCAGAACGCATCTGCTTCAGTGGTCGAGCGCTCCCACATTTTCAGCAGCTTCTTCTACAAGCAGCTGACGCGGCGGGACAATGCCAGTGAAGGTGGCAACAGCGACTC CTGTCAGAGACAGAGGCGGCACCAACGCGTGAAGACATGGACACGACACGTCGACATCTTCAAAAAGGACTTCTTGTTTGTACCTGTCAATCAGGA AGCTCACTGGTATTTAGTTGTCATTTGCTTTCCCGGACTGGGTGAGCCTAAAATCGAGGGCTGGACAGGAAAGAGCAGCGACGTGACGGAGGAGTCTGAGAGTCAAGATGATGCGCAAGGAAGTAAAAGCTTTAATGATGATGTGGAGAAATCACATATGCGCAGTGAcaatatagacacagacacag AAAATACCCAGGAAGAATTCACCAAAGATTCACCACCTAATCCAGTA AGTTGTACAGAGCTGACGTGGCAAAAGAAGACAGTTTGCAAAAG GCCGTGTATTCTTATCATGGATTCCCTTAAACTTTCTCTTCATGAACGAGTCTTCAAACTGTTGCGGGA ATACTTGCAGTCAGAATGGGAGGTGCGTCGTGGGTCACCGAGGGACTTTGGTCCTGATCAGATGAAAAGCTCACACTGCCACGTCCCCCTTCAGGATAACAGCAGCGACTGTGGCCTCTACCTGCTACAATACGTTGAGTGCTTTTTGAAG GACCCCGTGGTGCACTTTGACCTCCCACTACACCTAGAACAATGGTTTTCACGGCAGCAGGTGCGAAGGAAGCGAGATGAAATCCGAGATCTT